Proteins co-encoded in one Desulfitobacterium hafniense DCB-2 genomic window:
- a CDS encoding ABC transporter ATP-binding protein, which translates to MSAAEKQTGFGPGRQGPGGGRGFFGGPPGGPGGPGGGEKARDFNKTLRTLTGYLTPHKTTISIVVFFALFSTVFTIVGPKLLGKVTTKLAEGLFAWYNQTGLLTDFNYIGKIIGALVVLYVISSICSYVQGYLMSGVAMDVTYRLRKEIAEKMSRVPLNYYDTRSHGEVLSRITNDVDLINQTLNQSLNQIITSAASIVGILIMMLSISWMMTVAALLVIPLSLGIVGVVIKRSQRFFREQQHSLGELNGHIEEMYGGHTIVQAFNGEAESVAFFERVNDQLYHSAWKSQFVTSIMMPVMSFVGNLGYVVVSILGGYLAVKRVVDIGDIQAFIQYMRSFTQPIAQLSSISNTLQSTAAAAERVFEFLAEGEETPETAHPVTLDQFSGHVRFEHVSFGYSKDKQIIHDFSADIKAGQRVAIVGPTGAGKTTIMKLLMRFYEIDSGRILISDHDIYDFSRHDLRSLFGMVLQDTWLYNASIKENIRYGTFAATDEEVMEAAKAAHCDEFIRALPGGYDMVLNEESSNISQGQKQLFTIARAILADPKILILDEATSSVDTRTEILIQKAMENLMRNRTSFVIAHRLSTIRDADMILVLKDGDIVEQGNHEELLAQNGFYADLYQSQFEEAEAV; encoded by the coding sequence ATGAGTGCTGCAGAAAAACAAACAGGTTTCGGGCCTGGTCGCCAGGGTCCGGGGGGAGGCAGAGGATTTTTTGGCGGTCCCCCTGGAGGGCCCGGTGGGCCCGGCGGGGGCGAGAAAGCCAGGGATTTTAATAAAACACTCCGCACCTTGACGGGATATTTAACTCCCCATAAGACAACGATTTCCATCGTGGTTTTCTTTGCCCTCTTCTCCACTGTATTTACGATTGTGGGACCAAAATTGCTGGGTAAAGTCACCACGAAACTGGCGGAAGGGTTATTCGCCTGGTATAACCAGACGGGGCTTCTGACGGATTTCAATTATATCGGTAAAATTATTGGGGCCTTGGTGGTGCTTTATGTAATCTCCTCCATCTGCTCCTACGTGCAAGGGTACCTGATGTCCGGGGTGGCCATGGATGTCACTTACCGGCTGCGCAAAGAGATTGCGGAGAAAATGAGCCGAGTTCCTTTGAATTATTATGATACGAGAAGCCATGGGGAGGTCCTGTCCAGGATCACCAATGATGTGGATCTGATCAACCAGACCCTCAATCAGAGTTTAAATCAAATCATCACTTCAGCGGCCAGCATCGTCGGTATTCTGATCATGATGCTGTCCATCAGCTGGATGATGACCGTGGCCGCATTGCTGGTTATCCCCTTATCCCTGGGGATTGTGGGCGTGGTGATTAAACGCTCTCAGCGCTTCTTCAGGGAACAGCAACACTCCCTGGGCGAGCTTAACGGCCATATTGAGGAAATGTACGGCGGTCACACTATTGTGCAGGCCTTTAATGGGGAAGCGGAGTCCGTGGCTTTTTTTGAACGGGTCAACGACCAACTCTATCATTCGGCCTGGAAATCCCAATTTGTCACCAGCATTATGATGCCGGTGATGAGTTTCGTAGGCAACCTGGGTTACGTGGTGGTCAGTATTCTCGGTGGCTACCTGGCTGTTAAACGGGTCGTGGACATCGGGGACATTCAAGCTTTCATTCAATATATGCGTTCCTTTACCCAGCCCATAGCCCAGCTCTCTTCCATCTCCAATACCCTGCAGTCCACAGCGGCAGCGGCGGAACGGGTCTTTGAATTTTTGGCGGAAGGGGAAGAAACCCCGGAAACAGCTCATCCGGTCACCTTGGATCAGTTCAGCGGCCATGTCCGTTTTGAACATGTGAGTTTTGGCTACAGCAAGGATAAACAAATTATTCATGACTTCTCCGCGGACATCAAAGCCGGCCAGAGAGTCGCCATTGTCGGTCCCACCGGGGCTGGCAAGACCACGATTATGAAACTTTTAATGCGCTTTTATGAAATTGACAGTGGCAGAATCCTGATCAGCGATCATGACATTTATGACTTCAGCCGCCATGATCTGCGCTCCTTGTTTGGCATGGTGCTTCAGGATACCTGGCTCTATAATGCTTCGATTAAGGAAAATATTCGCTACGGTACCTTTGCGGCGACGGATGAAGAAGTCATGGAAGCAGCCAAGGCGGCCCATTGTGATGAGTTTATCCGTGCTTTGCCGGGGGGCTATGATATGGTTCTTAATGAAGAATCCAGCAATATCTCCCAGGGACAGAAGCAGTTGTTTACCATTGCCCGGGCCATCCTGGCCGACCCGAAGATTTTGATCTTAGACGAGGCCACCAGCTCCGTGGACACCCGAACGGAGATCCTGATTCAAAAAGCCATGGAAAACTTAATGCGCAACCGGACCAGCTTCGTGATTGCCCACAGGCTCTCCACGATCCGGGATGCGGACATGATTTTAGTATTAAAAGACGGCGATATCGTGGAACAAGGAAATCACGAGGAATTGTTAGCCCAGAATGGATTCTATGCCGATCTCTATCAGAGCCAGTTTGAAGAGGCCGAAGCAGTTTAA
- a CDS encoding efflux RND transporter periplasmic adaptor subunit produces MGVQLKSEEQQQLKEQVKGKKSRKGIVLAILTVIVLIAGCAGFYYFNENSRYFTTDNAKVTAKMYTITPNASGELLEWKVKEGDLVEKNQVLGRQAVLPYITSPIQGTVIKNNSIQGQAVTPASQLAVIADTDHLYIGVNIEETDIARIKVGQRVDVKLDAYPGVTFPGRVQEIDRATQTYFSGASSFSTSGTYAKVTQLIPVKVVIDNQDNLPLTFGMNATVKIHIKEEPVNTPSGAQGGENTDSQQAVHYSSVLEAAEQMGIIPNVAGKVSKINVSIGQRVEKGDVLFQLDSTDLELQVKQATANYNAAAASYNHNKASYDSQTAVTPAQIAYNEAMDNYIRIKALYDGGAVSEVELNNAQDKVEITHAQLQTAQNSAKGAVDAAAAQMASAQAGLDIAQKKLDDCIVRAPMAGEVAAKTIEVGMMASPQAAAMTLINTQQVKVHINVTETNIAKIKVGSTAEVKVQAINAAAQGKVVNIAPASDAKTGMFQIEILLENPDSLFKAGMICDVELR; encoded by the coding sequence ATGGGAGTGCAATTAAAGAGCGAAGAACAGCAACAGCTGAAAGAGCAAGTCAAAGGCAAAAAAAGCAGGAAAGGGATAGTTCTGGCCATCTTAACGGTTATCGTCCTGATTGCCGGTTGTGCAGGGTTTTACTATTTTAATGAGAACAGCCGCTATTTCACCACGGATAATGCTAAAGTCACAGCGAAAATGTATACCATCACCCCCAATGCTTCAGGGGAGTTGCTGGAGTGGAAGGTAAAAGAGGGTGATCTGGTAGAGAAGAATCAAGTTCTCGGACGCCAGGCAGTTTTACCCTATATCACTTCACCGATTCAGGGCACGGTCATTAAAAATAACTCAATTCAAGGGCAAGCAGTGACCCCTGCTTCCCAATTGGCGGTCATTGCGGATACGGATCACCTTTATATCGGGGTGAATATCGAAGAAACAGATATTGCCAGGATTAAGGTGGGACAACGGGTGGATGTAAAGCTGGATGCCTATCCCGGTGTAACCTTTCCAGGGAGGGTTCAGGAGATCGACCGGGCTACCCAAACGTATTTCTCCGGCGCCTCAAGCTTCAGTACCAGCGGCACCTATGCCAAGGTAACCCAGTTGATCCCTGTCAAAGTGGTGATTGACAACCAGGATAATCTGCCTTTGACCTTTGGGATGAATGCCACAGTGAAAATTCACATTAAGGAAGAACCTGTCAACACTCCGTCAGGTGCTCAAGGGGGCGAAAACACCGACTCCCAGCAGGCTGTTCATTACAGCAGTGTCCTTGAAGCCGCCGAGCAGATGGGGATCATCCCCAATGTTGCCGGTAAAGTCAGCAAGATTAATGTAAGCATCGGCCAGCGTGTGGAAAAGGGAGATGTGTTGTTCCAACTGGACAGCACGGATCTGGAGTTGCAGGTAAAGCAGGCTACTGCCAATTATAATGCAGCCGCAGCTTCCTATAATCATAATAAAGCTTCCTATGACAGCCAAACCGCTGTTACCCCAGCCCAGATTGCCTATAATGAGGCGATGGATAACTATATCCGCATCAAGGCACTCTATGATGGCGGAGCGGTATCAGAGGTAGAGCTGAACAATGCCCAAGACAAAGTGGAGATCACCCATGCCCAACTGCAAACGGCTCAGAATTCAGCTAAAGGAGCTGTCGATGCAGCCGCCGCTCAAATGGCCAGCGCTCAGGCCGGATTGGACATTGCCCAAAAGAAATTGGACGACTGTATTGTGAGAGCGCCGATGGCTGGTGAAGTAGCGGCCAAAACCATTGAGGTGGGTATGATGGCTTCGCCCCAAGCAGCCGCCATGACCTTGATCAATACTCAACAGGTAAAAGTGCATATCAATGTGACCGAAACGAATATTGCGAAGATAAAAGTCGGCAGTACAGCTGAGGTTAAAGTGCAGGCTATTAATGCCGCCGCCCAAGGTAAAGTGGTCAATATCGCTCCTGCCTCAGATGCTAAAACCGGCATGTTCCAAATCGAAATTCTGCTTGAGAATCCGGATAGCCTGTTTAAGGCGGGAATGATCTGTGATGTAGAGCTGAGGTAG
- a CDS encoding MarR family winged helix-turn-helix transcriptional regulator produces the protein MQESKTVRLLESIKKFRQLSLNFRGNGEIPHREIMMLKLIKHHSGEGGITISSLSAHLEISKPAVSQMINSLEDKNYVERITPKSDRRMVYVRLTELGEEALGVAFHEMQKKLEIYLEKMGEEDMATLIALLDKLHRIMKEDLREEREEKEQ, from the coding sequence ATGCAGGAAAGTAAGACGGTGAGATTGTTAGAGAGCATCAAAAAGTTCCGCCAGCTGAGCTTGAATTTCCGGGGAAACGGGGAAATTCCTCACCGGGAAATTATGATGCTGAAGCTGATTAAGCATCACTCAGGCGAGGGAGGAATAACCATTTCGTCCTTGAGTGCGCACCTTGAGATCAGCAAACCGGCGGTTTCACAAATGATTAACTCCCTGGAAGACAAGAATTATGTGGAGCGGATTACGCCTAAAAGTGACCGCCGCATGGTCTATGTCCGTTTGACTGAGCTTGGGGAAGAAGCCTTGGGCGTAGCCTTTCATGAGATGCAGAAAAAGTTGGAGATTTATTTGGAGAAGATGGGGGAAGAGGATATGGCGACCCTGATTGCACTCTTGGATAAACTCCACCGGATCATGAAGGAAGACCTTCGTGAGGAACGTGAGGAGAAGGAACAGTAA
- a CDS encoding nitroreductase gives MMNETLKVIAERYSCRDFKNEMPSDELLQAIAEAAIQAPSGMNRQAWRVIVVKNKELMQEMEAEGLAYLAGMEDQSSYNRIMERGGRLFYGAPCMIVVPIDPTQYGPALVDCGILCQTIALAATSLGIANIMCGYTGLAFASGLRAEEFSKRLGFPEGYAFGCSVLLGHANTTKPPHVPDKDKITYVE, from the coding sequence ATGATGAATGAAACCTTGAAGGTAATAGCCGAGCGGTATTCCTGCCGTGATTTCAAGAATGAAATGCCCTCGGATGAACTGCTGCAGGCCATAGCCGAAGCAGCGATACAGGCTCCCAGTGGTATGAATCGTCAGGCCTGGCGGGTCATTGTGGTCAAGAACAAAGAACTGATGCAGGAAATGGAAGCGGAAGGGCTGGCCTATCTTGCCGGCATGGAGGATCAATCCTCTTATAACAGAATTATGGAGCGGGGCGGCAGGCTGTTCTACGGAGCCCCCTGCATGATTGTTGTCCCGATTGATCCGACCCAATATGGTCCCGCCCTGGTGGACTGCGGTATCCTATGCCAAACTATCGCCCTGGCCGCCACATCCCTGGGGATAGCCAATATTATGTGCGGCTATACCGGCCTGGCCTTTGCCAGCGGCCTGCGGGCAGAAGAATTCAGCAAGCGGTTGGGGTTCCCTGAAGGCTATGCTTTTGGCTGTTCGGTGCTGTTAGGGCATGCCAATACGACAAAACCACCCCATGTCCCGGACAAGGATAAAATCACCTACGTGGAGTAG
- a CDS encoding GNAT family N-acetyltransferase codes for MRDHIPHLRQIEDEDILLLNRWLHKSYILNWYEDPQAWLDEIRQRNGVYNFIHHFIVMKGSQPIGFCQYYDCYEAGEDWYSVHRANETYSIDYLIGEEACLRQGYGRQIICLLIDRIRGDTQGKEIIVNPEEENLASCKALVACGFEYDQTAACYRRKL; via the coding sequence ATGAGGGATCACATTCCTCATTTACGGCAAATCGAAGATGAGGATATTCTTTTACTGAATAGATGGCTCCATAAATCATATATTTTGAATTGGTATGAAGATCCCCAGGCATGGCTGGATGAGATCAGACAAAGAAATGGTGTTTATAATTTTATCCATCATTTTATCGTAATGAAAGGGAGTCAGCCCATCGGATTCTGTCAGTATTATGACTGCTATGAAGCGGGGGAGGACTGGTATTCTGTTCACCGTGCCAACGAAACCTACAGCATAGATTATTTGATTGGTGAAGAGGCCTGCCTTCGCCAAGGGTATGGCCGGCAAATCATTTGTTTGTTGATTGATAGGATCCGTGGGGATACCCAAGGGAAGGAGATTATCGTCAATCCTGAAGAAGAAAATCTGGCTTCATGTAAAGCTCTCGTTGCGTGCGGTTTTGAGTATGATCAGACTGCCGCCTGCTACCGGCGCAAGCTTTAG
- a CDS encoding helix-turn-helix transcriptional regulator, translated as MDDNFIRNRISELRIQKDVSERSMSIDLGHSPSYIHSIVSGKALPSMTEFLYICDYFKISPKEFFDEGTSCPALIQEVIKDLSALDEKQISNIHEIIKGLKK; from the coding sequence ATGGACGATAATTTTATTCGCAACAGAATCAGTGAATTACGGATTCAGAAAGATGTTTCTGAAAGAAGTATGAGTATTGACCTAGGACACAGCCCCAGCTACATACACAGCATAGTTTCTGGAAAGGCCCTGCCATCCATGACCGAGTTTCTCTATATCTGTGACTATTTCAAAATCTCCCCAAAAGAATTCTTTGACGAAGGAACAAGCTGCCCAGCTTTAATCCAAGAAGTCATTAAAGATTTAAGCGCCTTGGATGAAAAACAAATAAGCAATATTCATGAGATCATTAAAGGTCTAAAAAAATGA
- a CDS encoding sporulation initiation factor Spo0A C-terminal domain-containing protein, with protein MNMREIYRKVARKHGVSVKEVKRDMQAAIEFAYNRAGRSEREKTVQKSVEHANGVPTVKELIAFAVGELREQEK; from the coding sequence ATGAATATGAGAGAAATTTATCGGAAGGTAGCTAGAAAGCATGGGGTATCGGTGAAGGAAGTAAAAAGGGATATGCAAGCTGCTATTGAGTTTGCCTATAATAGGGCGGGCAGATCGGAAAGAGAGAAAACGGTTCAGAAAAGTGTTGAGCATGCGAATGGAGTGCCAACTGTGAAAGAATTGATTGCATTTGCTGTTGGGGAGTTAAGAGAGCAAGAAAAATAA
- a CDS encoding type II toxin-antitoxin system RelB/DinJ family antitoxin, with the protein MAETTNLNIRIDKELKEQAEVFFNELGLNMTTAFNIFVRQSLRQGGIPFDITLNTDGFYNPANMKMLRQSIQDANEGKLTAHDLLGD; encoded by the coding sequence ATGGCTGAAACGACCAACTTGAATATCAGGATTGATAAAGAGCTGAAAGAGCAGGCTGAAGTGTTTTTCAATGAGTTAGGCCTGAATATGACAACCGCGTTTAATATTTTTGTGCGGCAATCCCTTCGGCAAGGAGGAATACCTTTTGATATTACGTTGAATACGGATGGCTTTTATAATCCAGCGAATATGAAAATGCTACGACAATCCATTCAGGATGCCAACGAAGGTAAGCTGACCGCTCATGATTTACTTGGTGATTAA
- a CDS encoding Txe/YoeB family addiction module toxin, translated as MKKLWTDQAWADYLYWQSQDKKTLKRVNQLLLDIERNGYDGIGKPEQLRGDLGGWWSRRIDNTNRLVYRMTDGIIVIASCRTHYGDK; from the coding sequence ATGAAAAAGTTATGGACTGACCAAGCCTGGGCAGACTACCTATACTGGCAAAGCCAAGATAAAAAAACGCTGAAAAGAGTAAACCAACTTTTACTGGATATTGAGCGCAATGGTTATGATGGAATTGGTAAGCCGGAACAGTTGCGTGGTGATTTAGGTGGGTGGTGGTCCCGCCGTATCGATAACACGAACCGGCTTGTCTATCGTATGACTGATGGGATAATCGTTATAGCAAGCTGTCGTACGCATTACGGTGATAAATAA
- a CDS encoding type II toxin-antitoxin system HicB family antitoxin, translating to MIMNYVFPATMERNALSGRYIVIFPDLPGLICQGETQEDAYHDAELSLGIHLYHMEKDNKPIPKASDPADWPKRKGAEVIVLEADTLEVRQAIDRKKVPKNIMIPKWLKDLGEENKVNFAKILKEGLMAELGISE from the coding sequence ATGATCATGAATTATGTTTTTCCGGCCACCATGGAGCGCAATGCCCTGTCGGGCCGATATATCGTCATTTTCCCGGATCTGCCGGGTCTGATCTGTCAGGGGGAAACTCAGGAAGATGCTTATCATGATGCGGAACTCTCTTTAGGGATTCATCTGTACCATATGGAAAAAGACAATAAACCCATCCCGAAAGCTTCTGATCCCGCCGACTGGCCGAAGCGGAAGGGTGCCGAGGTTATTGTGCTGGAGGCTGATACGCTGGAGGTCCGGCAGGCCATTGATAGGAAAAAGGTTCCTAAAAATATCATGATTCCTAAATGGTTAAAGGATCTGGGGGAAGAAAATAAGGTGAATTTTGCCAAAATCCTCAAGGAAGGGCTAATGGCTGAGTTGGGAATTTCCGAGTAA
- a CDS encoding MerR family transcriptional regulator, which translates to MVQKQIKIGDFVKLTGSTLKTVLYYHKVGLLPEPERSPGGYRLYGAAELGRMQSIKHLKALGLDLKQVKDILKDKANSSANDQADAQTKDRTLQEVLESLRLDLLREIKSLEERLSRVEELLSEKQGSLDEAIGEAMSFQVITGILRPEQVEDYARTNPELLAEQRKVFALLDDFAWGGEYRETLRALAEYFQEQPEHYQKALAWGVRLSNLAQMAEDDPDVENLAREATDFIKSIPRLQTLLCGGPWLKEPQAGLYKEMVAGDFMPARLKHMELFQKYLQEN; encoded by the coding sequence ATGGTGCAAAAGCAAATAAAAATTGGCGATTTTGTAAAGTTGACGGGAAGCACTTTAAAGACCGTTCTCTATTATCATAAGGTGGGTTTGTTGCCGGAGCCGGAGCGTTCCCCGGGCGGTTACCGCTTGTATGGGGCAGCGGAGCTGGGGCGCATGCAGTCGATTAAGCACTTGAAAGCCTTAGGGCTGGACCTGAAACAGGTTAAAGATATACTGAAGGATAAAGCCAATAGTTCAGCCAATGACCAAGCTGACGCTCAAACCAAGGACCGGACTTTGCAGGAGGTTCTGGAATCCTTGCGCTTGGATCTGCTCAGGGAAATCAAAAGCCTGGAGGAGCGGTTGAGCCGAGTTGAAGAGCTCCTCAGTGAAAAGCAGGGGAGTCTGGATGAAGCTATCGGGGAGGCAATGTCCTTTCAGGTAATCACTGGGATTCTCCGACCCGAGCAAGTGGAAGATTATGCCCGGACTAATCCGGAGCTTTTGGCGGAGCAGCGGAAAGTTTTTGCCCTGTTGGATGACTTTGCGTGGGGAGGGGAGTACCGGGAGACCCTCAGGGCCTTAGCTGAGTATTTCCAGGAGCAGCCAGAGCACTATCAAAAGGCCCTGGCTTGGGGTGTGCGTTTGTCCAATCTGGCTCAGATGGCCGAAGATGATCCGGATGTGGAAAACCTAGCGCGAGAAGCCACGGATTTTATTAAAAGCATACCCCGGCTGCAGACGCTGTTATGCGGGGGTCCATGGTTGAAGGAGCCCCAGGCCGGTCTTTACAAGGAGATGGTAGCAGGGGATTTTATGCCGGCCAGGCTAAAACATATGGAGCTTTTCCAGAAGTACTTACAGGAAAATTGA
- a CDS encoding methyltransferase family protein, with amino-acid sequence MAENREMTREKEATSKPPVILNLYFLGFILPGFDFRLHWSTVPVWLVLAANALVFLGYIFILRVFRENSYASTVIQVEQEQPVISSGPYALVRHPMYLGMAVIGLFSPLALGSFWAVIPALLILPSLVLRIKWEEEVLLQKLPGYQEYCSKTRFRLLPLIW; translated from the coding sequence ATGGCGGAAAACAGAGAAATGACCAGGGAAAAGGAAGCGACGTCCAAACCTCCCGTCATCCTGAACCTATATTTTTTGGGCTTTATCCTGCCTGGCTTTGATTTTCGTTTGCACTGGTCGACGGTGCCAGTCTGGCTGGTGCTGGCCGCCAATGCCTTGGTTTTCTTGGGCTATATCTTTATTCTCCGGGTTTTCCGGGAGAACAGCTATGCTTCAACAGTGATTCAGGTGGAGCAGGAGCAGCCGGTGATCAGCAGCGGCCCCTATGCTCTGGTCCGCCACCCTATGTATTTGGGCATGGCTGTGATAGGGCTGTTTTCGCCCTTGGCTCTGGGCTCTTTTTGGGCGGTGATTCCGGCGCTGCTCATCCTTCCTTCCCTGGTTCTGAGGATCAAATGGGAAGAAGAGGTACTGCTTCAAAAATTGCCGGGGTATCAGGAGTACTGCTCAAAGACCCGCTTCCGGTTGTTGCCGTTGATCTGGTAA
- a CDS encoding DUF1992 domain-containing protein, translated as MFDELVEAKIQEAMKNGEFDNLPYGKPINLNYWASLPEDIRMGLMLLRNAGYVPEEVQLLKDTEELRERLVGSTDPDEKSVLTKKLREAEVKFSMMLEMRRRRR; from the coding sequence ATGTTTGATGAACTGGTGGAAGCGAAAATTCAGGAAGCTATGAAAAATGGTGAATTTGATAACCTTCCTTATGGCAAACCCATCAATTTGAATTATTGGGCCAGTTTGCCGGAGGATATTCGGATGGGGCTTATGTTGCTGAGGAATGCGGGTTACGTGCCGGAAGAAGTGCAGTTGTTAAAGGATACGGAGGAATTGCGGGAACGGCTGGTCGGCAGCACAGACCCTGATGAGAAGTCGGTGCTGACGAAAAAACTGAGAGAGGCTGAAGTGAAATTTAGTATGATGCTGGAGATGCGACGGCGGAGAAGGTAG